The following DNA comes from Streptomyces globosus.
CCCTGGGCCTTCAGCTCTTCGAGCAGTGCTGCCGAGCGCGCCACGGCGCGCCGGGACATGAAGCGGTTGCCGTCGACGCGGTTCGTCTGCGGGTTCCGGCTGCCGTCGATGACCCACTCGCGCACCTGGTCGTACTCCTGCCGGCTCATCTTGTCCATGAGCGCGGTGAGTCCCGCGGCGTCGTCGATCGTCATCGCGCGGCCTGCCTGGAACGGCCGGCCGTTGTCGTCGATGCCCCAGAGCACCATGTTCCCGCGCCGCGGGTCGGCCAGGGTCTCCACCTCGCCGCCGGCCACGCGTCCGATCGTCTCGTCCGGCAGGTACAGCAGCGCGGTTCCGGCGCGCTTCACGGTCGCGCGTTCGGACCAGGCGGGGTCATAGGGGCTGATCGGCAGCCGGGCCGACTGCGAGTCGACCTGGGCACCGACACCGGTGACGCGGGTGAACTCCCGCTGCAACTGCTGATAGCGCTCGTTCCGGGGGGAATGATCACCGAACTGCGGCTCGTAGTCGGACACCTTCTCCGCGAACGCCTGGTCGATGGCGGAGAGGCAGTCCGCGATGCCCAGCCGGGGGTCGGCCAGTGCGGTGGCCCGCCGGCCGAGGATCTCGTCGACTCGGGCGCGGATCGCCTTGGCCTGGGAGATCGGAATGACCTGTCCGGCCTGCATCCTGGCCTGCTCGACTGCCTTGTAGTAGACGTACTCGTAGAAGTACTTCCGCAGTCCGCGCGCCTTCTTCATAGTCAATCAGCTTCCTGTGGATGCTCCGGTATGCAGAGAGCTTACATTGCCTATCGAAAGAGAGTTGAAAGCTATTTGAAAGGCCAGTGCGGAGGCTGTCTGTCTCGGGTGAGAGATCGCCTCGGCACTGGTGGTGATCCTTGTCCGACCCCAAGCGGCCGTCGGCTACTTCGAGTTCATCTCGATGGCCATCGCCCTGTCGAACCGGCCGTCGGCCAGCACCTCCCAGCTCGGCAGCGAGGCCAGGTACTGGTAGAAGGCCGAGTGGACCTTCACCGTCGCCAGCGACTTCAGGTCCTCCTCGGTGACGTCCTCCTCCGCGAACACCCGCGAGCCCTCGTCCTTCACGTGGCCGTTGATCAGGCGGGCGGCCTTGGCGTACGCGTCCGAGCGGATCTGGCTGACGTAGGTCTGAGACCCATCGGCGCTGCGCAGTTCGCCGTCGCCGCCGACCGAGAAGTGCTCGCGATCCTGTTCCAACTCGGTCTGCGCGGACTTGTAAGCCTCAGCGATCTCGATGTCCAGGCTTCTGACCTTTGCCGAGCCGTCGGGATTGACCAGCATCTCCTTGCTGATCGTCCCCTCCGCGTAGAGCAGACGCCGCCGCTCGACGCTGACCGCCTGACTCTCGGCGACTGCGACACCGACCTCGACGTTCTCGATGAACTGGTCCTCGTCGAACATGCTCATCCCCTCGTACTCGTCGGGGTCGACGACCACCGGAGCGTTGGGGTCATGCCCCTCGTCCACCGTGGTCATCGTCGTGATGACCTCCATGACCTCGTCGGCGTAGACGTCCGGGTCCAGGCGCTCGATGTCGACCTCCCGGTAGCCGTAGATCTCCTTGTACTGCGCCTTCGCGTCCGCGGCCTTGACCGCCTGCCGCATGCGCTTCTCCAGCATCTTCACGAAGTCCGGCTGATTCATCCGCACGTCGAAGTCCATGGCACTGGACAGCGTCGGGATCGTCTGCAGTGAGTACGTGTGCCCCGGGTGCTTGATCGTGTCCCTCAGCAGCCGGACCGACATCGGCAGGATCGTCTGGTTGCGGTTCCAGATCGGCGCATCGCCGGCCCGGAAGACGATCGAGTTGCGCGGCGAGAGGAAGGCCATGTCGTTGTAGCTGATCAGCGGCTCTTCCTTGGTGCTCATCGTGTAGGAGACCCGGCCCTCGGTCTTGCCGCCGATGACCTTGTCGAGATCCTGGCTGATCTGCTTGCTGTCCCTGTACGAGCGGTGAGTCCTGCCGCTCATCTTCTCCAGCGTCTCGATCATCGAGTCGTCCGTGGATTTCAAGAACACGATGTTCGAGGTGTTGCCCTGCACGATCTTGTCGACGCTCTCGCCGTAGACGTCGCGCAGTTGCTGCAGGGTCTGCAGGATGAGCGTGAACTGCTGCTCCTGGCCCAGGCCGATGGAGAGCATCGTCGCGAAGCCGTCGATGCCCTTGCCCTCCGACTGCAGGTTGCCGAGTTCGTCGAGCATGAACCGCGTGCGGTAGAGCGGCTTCTGGTTCGACTTCGTCATGTACGACTGGTCGGCGCTCACATCGAACAGCTGCTTGACCAGAATCAGGATCAGTTTCGCGTACTTCATCAGGTGAGGCGGAGTCACCAGGAACAGCGCCTTCGGGGCCTCCGAGTAGCGAGACAGTTTCTGCGTGATCGCCCGTGCCTGATACGAGACCTTCTCCGGGTTGCCGCCGCCGGAGAAGTCGAGCCGCGTGTCCGGGTAGAGCGTGTCCCCGGCCTGGAAGGACAGGATCTTCCCGTCCCGAGTGCCACCCTCACGCACCGGCTTCAGCTCGCGCATCACGCCGTTCTTCACGATCTTCTTGCCCGTCACCGGCTCGACCACGTAGTGCCGGCCATTGAGCGAGACCTGGTGGGTCTTCGTGAAGCTGAAGTAGAAGGTGCGCAGCAGCATCTTCGTCTGGGGGTTGACCAGCTCCAGCTTGATCCAGGTTTCGGCGCCGGGGAACTTGCCCTTGAAGTTGTACCGGGCCCAACCTTCGCGGCCGACGATCTCCTCGTGCTCGAAGTCCTCGCCGAGGTTCTCGGTGAACATCGGGTCCGCGTAGGCGGACCACACGGCCTGCTGACCGACGAGGTGGTCGCGCTTGACGTAGTTCGGCGCGAAGCGCACGCCGAGGCGACGCGGGAAGCTCAGGCCGGCCAGGTCGGTGTTCTGCGACGGCTTGCCCGAGGTCAGCGTCGAGATCGTGGGGTCGGTGAAGAACGACATGGCGGTGATCGCGATGCCGTACACAGAGGCGAGCATCTTCTCTGCGCCGGCCATCGAGCGCAGCGCGTTGTGGGCGTTGCCCACCATCGTGCGCATGTTGTTGCGGGGCAGCGCTTCGCTCGCGTTGAAGTACAGGCTGAGCATGTCCTGATCGGCCTTGCCTTCCCACATGAAGGCCCGGGCCGCAGCCTTCGCCTGCTCCTCGGCCAGGGCGGCCGCGTCGTTGTCGAACTCGCCTGCCTTGACCCGCTTTTCCAGTTCGGCCTCAGGGTTCTTGACCTTCTTCGAGCTCATCTGCACGAAGAGCTGGTAGCAGTTGTAGAGCGTGACCTTGCCCCAGAGGTCATCGAGCTTCTGCTCGAGCAGCACCGGGTCCATGTCCAGCACGGCTGCGGCGCTGCGCAGCTCCCGTTCCTCTTCCAGGTAGAAGTCGATGAGTCCGTAGGCCGCGCGCTTGAAGGCGTTGTTGGCGGCATTGGGCCAGACCGGGTCCTCGCCGCCGTCGAGCGGAAAGAAGATCCCGGCGATGTTCTCCACATACAGTGCGCACTTGGTGAAGTTGCCTTCACGCGCTGCGTCGGCCGCCAGCCCCAGGGGGTTGTAGATGTCGGTCTTCATGGAGTTGATCAGGTTGAACTGCACCGGCTCGAACCCCCTGGTGACCAGGGGCACGTAGTTCTTCACCAGCAGCTCGCCCTTGGGGTCGTTGATGACCATGTTCGAGGGCTTCTTCTCTCGCGACCACATGTCGATGACCGGCTCGATGTACGTCTGGCCCTTACCGGCTCGGGTGATGGCCAGCACCATGGTGTTCACCGGCGCGGTATCGACTATGTACGCCCCGGCAGGGCGCTGGACCTCGTACTCCGGGAACGTCCAGTCCTCCTTGATCAGGGCAGCGACGGTCTTGTATGCGTTCGATCCGAAGCCGAGTTTGTCCCGGTTCTTGCCGTCAGGGTTGTACGGGATGCGTGTGGCGTCGTACTTCTGTCGCAGGGTCTTGTCAGCGGGGAGGCCGGAGGCTTCGAACAGCTCGTCGCCGAAGACTTCGTCGATGATCGGCAGGGTCTGCGTCAGCGGACTGCCTTCGTCGTCGTCCATGGCCTCGCCGGCGTAATAGACGAGGTTCCCCTCCTCATCGGTGACGTCCTCCTTGGCGCGCTGGGCGACCTCGACAGTGCCCAGACCCTTCTGCCTGAGCATCATGTGGCTGAGCATCGAGCTGACCTGCACGCTCGAGTGGGCACCGGCGTCAGGGAACCAGTCGTAGTTCTGCTGGATCTCTTCCGGCAGGGCGATGTGCTGGTCGTTCTGGTACTGGTTGATGTCGCTCGTGGTGTTCATCAGGTTCGCCGCGGCGACCCTCCGCGAGAACCACGTGCCGATGACGAGGGCGACCATCAGACCCGAGCCGAGCGTGATGAAGAGCTTGAACCCCGAAACGTCGGCCAGCTGCTCTCCGACCGTCGTCGCGCTCTTCTCGGGCTCAGCCGGCCTGCCGGCGCCGAGGTTGCCGTCCTTCGCAGCGGTGTACCAGACGGGGACCGGAACAGCCCCAGCGCTGGGGTGACACTTAGCCTTCACGTCCGGGTTGCCGTCTTCGGTCAGGGGTCGGTAACACTTCACGACCGAGCCGCCCGCACCCGTCATGGTGTCCTGAACGTAGTACGCACTCGGCTTGCCGCTGCCGCTGCCGGACACACCCGAGCCCACGAACACGCCCGCCGAGAGCACCGCCGCGGCGATGAGCGAGTAGAAGACCCAGGCAACGACCGTCACCAGCACTCCGGCAATGACCGCGACGACGATGCCCGGTCTGGTCGACCTCAGGGTCAGGAACTTGCTGCGGTCCAGCTGCTGGTTGTCGTGGACGTCTCGGTTCGTCAGCGTCTCGCCGGGCTTCCGCGCCGAGATCTTCTCCCAGCTGCTCGCCTTCGGCCGCGCCGCCTTCCGCCTGTTCGTGGCCATCGTGATTCCTTACTTTCGAGCCTTGCCCAGTTCGCTGTCCCGCTGTCCGTTGCGCCCGGCTCGGCAGACGACGACGGCGCATGGGGAACGCGCCCCGTGCGCCGTCAGATCACCCCGTCGGTCATGACCGGATCACTCAACGGATGAAGACCACCCCGACGATGAAGCCGGCCACAGCCATCAGGAGCGAGAGCGTGACGATCATGACGACGAGGATCTTGTTCGAGCGGCTCTGCATCTCGGAAGCCCGTGCCAGCTCGTTGGCGTAGGCCTCCTTGTCGGCCTGCATCTCCGTCAGGCGGGCTTCGTACCGCCTGGCCGTTGAATCCTCGACCGCCGTCAGCTGCTCGAGCAGGTCGGTGGCCCGCGTCACCTGGAAGTTGGTCTTCTCCTTCTCCAGGTTGAGGTTGTGCTGCCACTCGGCGTCCCGAGTCGCCATCTGCGTGATGGCGTCCTTGCGGTTGCGCTCGAGCTCGTCCTCCATTCGGCGGATCCGGTCGGCGTGCTCAGAGCGCATCGATTCCAGGAGGTCCCGCTGTTCCCGGCGCAGGATGCCGATCTCGTCCGTGGTCCGCTGGTGCTCGGCCAGCGCCTCGGACTGGGCGATGTCCGCCTTGCGGTTGTCGTCGACGATTCGCTGGATCTCGGACTTCCACCGGTTCAGGCGCTCTTCCTCGGCCGCCAGGTACTCCGACTGCCGCTCGGCCAGCACCTCGAATATCCGCGTCTGCCCGGTCTGCATCTTCAGCGTTGCGTCCGACCGCCGGACCCGCAGGATTTCCTGCTGGTTGTGCGCGTGGGTATCCTCGATGTCCCGCTCGATCTGGGCGACGGAGTCAATCTGCTCGCGCTCCATCCGCGAGCGGTTGCGCTCCTTGTACTGCAGCTCCGCCGAAAGCGCCGCCTGCTGGGCCACCTTGGCGGCCTGCGCCTCATACTCCTTGGCGATCTCCGCCCGGCGGGCTCGGGCCTTTTCCTCCTTCTCTGTCTGCCGCTGCTGGTGCTCAGCCTCGGCCGCGTCCTTCAACAGCTTGTACCGGGAGCCCTCGCGGTCGGTGGCCACCGCACGGATGACCTGCTCGGTGTGCGCCGACATGAGGTTGACGTAGAGCGCACGCAGCTCAACCTCGTGCGCGGAACGGAGCTGCATCAAGTCCGCGTTGGCTTGCCGGTTGAGCTGGGCGACCTGGTCCCCGAGCCACTCGGTCGCTCCCTCGGGCACGGCGATCTGTACGACCGGTGCGCCGATGGTGAAGGTCGCGTTGAACTCGTCAAGCCGGACGTCCAAGTCCAGCTCCTCGGAGAGGAACCGGCGGGCGATGACGTCGCGTACCTGGGCCTGATCCGCCAGCAGCACGGCGTCGCCGGCTTCCTGGTGGTCGCCTTCGATGTCGTAGCCGGCGCCGGTCTCGTCGAAGCCCTCGTAGCCGGTCACGTCGTCGCCGTCGTAGTCCGGCTCCGACTCGACCGAAACGGTGTCCATGTCGTCCCCGTCGAACACGGGTGCGTCCACCCGTTCATCGTCGTCGACGACGTCGCCGAAACGCGGCTCGTCGTCCAGGCCCTCGTCAGCCCCCTCGTCACCGGGGATCTCATCGAAGATCGCATCCCCCTCGTCCTCATCGAGGAGCGCCGGGGAGGGGTCGGCGGTCCCAGCCTCGGCGACCAGGCCGCTGTGTTCTTCCCACGCCTTCTTGCCCACGGCTTCTTCGAGGGTCGTGACACCTGCGGCGACGAAGCGCGCCTGTGCGAAGGTCGCATCGTTCACCAGATCGACGAGCAGATCGCCGCCGGGCTTCTGCCACACGACGGCCCAGGCGTAGGTGGCACCGGTGAGCAGCGAGTACTCCTCCATGCGCGCGAGAGTCTCGTCGGTGGGGATGATGCCGAAGACTTCCTCCTCGAGCATCTCTGCCGTGGCCACCGTGCGGATCTGGTCGGAGCTGATGAGCTCGATGATCGAGCCCTTCGCCTCGTCCCGGCCGTGCCGCGTACTCAAGCCGCCGATCTCCTCGGCAGCAAGCACGAGCATCACCCAGGCCGTGCCGCTGGGAAAGACGAACGGAGTGTTCGACCGCAGCAACTCGACCGCTGCCGGGATCGCCGTCTCTCTCACCACGGAGGCCAGAAGCTCATTGGGCTTCTTCTTCCGTTCCTTCTTCTGGCGGACCGCCGCCGCTCCCAGAATGCCCATCGATGCCGATCTCCTCGCCAAAGGAACACAGTCCGCCTGGTTTACGAGCATCCTATCGTCGCCTTGTCTGAATAAGCAACCATAGGGCGTCAAAGGACTATCGGCCCGCTAGTCGACTAGGTTCCGTCGGCCTTTACCGACTCATCGCACCGCACTGACCTCGATGTAGGCATCGGAACTCAGCAGGTTCTTGTCGTCGCTGACCAAGTCGCCGACGACGTCGATGCGGATCCGTCGCTCTGAGGGGTGCTCGTTGAGGAAGGTCGCCACCGCGGTGGTGACCTCGTCGGTCAGCCTCGCCACGGCCGCACGCGCGCCGCCGGCATCGGAGTCGGTGTCACCCTTGTCCTCGATGAGGTACTGCAGCACCCTCGCATCGACGTCGACCCGCACGTTGTGCTTGACGAACACCTCCTGCACCATCTGCCGAAGCTTCTTCCGCACGATCTTCTGCTGCGTCGGCAGCGACAGCGGCTGGAAGGGTACG
Coding sequences within:
- a CDS encoding type IV secretory system conjugative DNA transfer family protein — protein: MATNRRKAARPKASSWEKISARKPGETLTNRDVHDNQQLDRSKFLTLRSTRPGIVVAVIAGVLVTVVAWVFYSLIAAAVLSAGVFVGSGVSGSGSGKPSAYYVQDTMTGAGGSVVKCYRPLTEDGNPDVKAKCHPSAGAVPVPVWYTAAKDGNLGAGRPAEPEKSATTVGEQLADVSGFKLFITLGSGLMVALVIGTWFSRRVAAANLMNTTSDINQYQNDQHIALPEEIQQNYDWFPDAGAHSSVQVSSMLSHMMLRQKGLGTVEVAQRAKEDVTDEEGNLVYYAGEAMDDDEGSPLTQTLPIIDEVFGDELFEASGLPADKTLRQKYDATRIPYNPDGKNRDKLGFGSNAYKTVAALIKEDWTFPEYEVQRPAGAYIVDTAPVNTMVLAITRAGKGQTYIEPVIDMWSREKKPSNMVINDPKGELLVKNYVPLVTRGFEPVQFNLINSMKTDIYNPLGLAADAAREGNFTKCALYVENIAGIFFPLDGGEDPVWPNAANNAFKRAAYGLIDFYLEEERELRSAAAVLDMDPVLLEQKLDDLWGKVTLYNCYQLFVQMSSKKVKNPEAELEKRVKAGEFDNDAAALAEEQAKAAARAFMWEGKADQDMLSLYFNASEALPRNNMRTMVGNAHNALRSMAGAEKMLASVYGIAITAMSFFTDPTISTLTSGKPSQNTDLAGLSFPRRLGVRFAPNYVKRDHLVGQQAVWSAYADPMFTENLGEDFEHEEIVGREGWARYNFKGKFPGAETWIKLELVNPQTKMLLRTFYFSFTKTHQVSLNGRHYVVEPVTGKKIVKNGVMRELKPVREGGTRDGKILSFQAGDTLYPDTRLDFSGGGNPEKVSYQARAITQKLSRYSEAPKALFLVTPPHLMKYAKLILILVKQLFDVSADQSYMTKSNQKPLYRTRFMLDELGNLQSEGKGIDGFATMLSIGLGQEQQFTLILQTLQQLRDVYGESVDKIVQGNTSNIVFLKSTDDSMIETLEKMSGRTHRSYRDSKQISQDLDKVIGGKTEGRVSYTMSTKEEPLISYNDMAFLSPRNSIVFRAGDAPIWNRNQTILPMSVRLLRDTIKHPGHTYSLQTIPTLSSAMDFDVRMNQPDFVKMLEKRMRQAVKAADAKAQYKEIYGYREVDIERLDPDVYADEVMEVITTMTTVDEGHDPNAPVVVDPDEYEGMSMFDEDQFIENVEVGVAVAESQAVSVERRRLLYAEGTISKEMLVNPDGSAKVRSLDIEIAEAYKSAQTELEQDREHFSVGGDGELRSADGSQTYVSQIRSDAYAKAARLINGHVKDEGSRVFAEEDVTEEDLKSLATVKVHSAFYQYLASLPSWEVLADGRFDRAMAIEMNSK